One part of the Plasmodium yoelii strain 17X genome assembly, chromosome: 13 genome encodes these proteins:
- a CDS encoding histone deacetylase, putative, with protein MMKISKDKRNIRYEYELDKLKKKKKDNILILNIINNKINYICYILKSDYRNILNDINYENKNSIETCFYYSKSYITFLLLYYPYIHNYIKCLRNNNLRIYKNFYKLILKLPNNFYTLIFKLKILDIIKENKCSLNSSNDINYINKNIQEFSSNNISNTFFENTNKAYSSNSYIDNNVGGVTTFHKNYSSSSQLVLNAPNFYDNFSKNNFIKILFSRIYKKKYHKSIIKILELVLFYHSLPSFSFSQKFFQKYHNNKRNSKLNCKQCKSNKNKYFKKLYFKTPFFKHVIIPTIYLNEDCKNVDVLAKKKIVKIKKKKKKNKKKKKKKNLETKIEEENTDDSLSENTGTDISEKSLSCLSNSEDEREVNEFLKKEFNYDINQNKNNKSHDNISFNNYNDQTEENISNDKNINDNQINIPSVLVSTLNNGNTCTNKINIQNEYYNNGNNNGNNNELNFSDHVINNGENISSRREIDNLEPNDIYDNFFKFLYNYNKNNKSLKNVELIYGKYILYDIQNFILYRKNKEFNSNTKDGDNNNEKKKKYIHEIWKDLINFDDADDNKNTLIHKACLVSNINIIFILLNLNVNLIVYNDKSELPLHCTIYGTNKYIFLLLLHNTIEYIFFYYIQLFKDKKNEKKKKLINSQNIKKEIKTYTLNNYNSIININNEKKEDLQNTIKNINEISDSSAPNHICDKTDIISDDIENDKNIIQNSHMKNKQKYMYYIKNNFFYCKKINHKFICTVVKLYLSLFVKIIELGNYEFLKIMFNYNKHIFCYILQNQEMLYFLCSFARMYNSLNLFIKFCNDIFSFDIVKENKKNPKKRSNTQAAFIEKETNYTIKKIKSNITVDNDNIEAENVVNCEEERFSQNEANELDSIPVKINEGENKSSTIEIICQNSEKKKKKKNDFINNYVIKKKTDKKNRIEIFYSHECAKHIFVPEPTDYPYMRNRIKNSIPENSTRLDVLISNKHGILKLNTFVNFKIKKIQRKATALDVLRVHDVSYIKMLLQKMKKLNYYNTNDKFDNFLEPSKKHIKNYLVLPEYYSESPNNDNIPDHIKMLKNNHIISSMYEGNSNLSTRHGDNNNNNAPFDRVGKDCENKKSGYNGGYEKELDSGINSSNNITEGKISSYNSSNVTTIQSPEKKMNNKKHSSNNSIFKEKYDKLVLIDNDTFVNKHSFNCALNASGVVLNAVDYISSKNIKKNKKKIFCVVRPPGHHLGTFGAAQFNLSDEDKAAGSQGFCLLNNIAIGISYAKYKYEKYERIAIIDFDVHHGNGTEQIIRNIGLKKIKINDYIDIYSWKGWKDKNDKKNVFFSSIHAFDGYFYPGTGYDTVELEPYIINVTLKKNMDENDFLQLFHNNILIHLYHFKPDLLFLSAGFDGHKLDYVNNGFVKKNTSTYFYLTNLIISLQNKLHFPIISVLEGGYNTSNDMASVFSLSVLEHALSFYYNDISFLSRKKNKSITNTISKKCARKGEKKNVLKFPHICLGKNKMEDMFKNYFSVFKEKTKETANLNLTNKVVEYHKYIKEYDRKENEMKKKISKFLNKNKLYFQNILNDTNLLSTTINIKLPFESYFYQVLFLLKIKFKKKKCLKKKKPLLSQDPNQYFSILNNPSDIQNFKSAYIQQHPDTKFELNNLWNHLKN; from the exons atgatgaaaattagCAAAGATAAACGAAATATACGATATGAATATGAATTagacaaattaaaaaaaaaaaaaaaagataatattttaattttaaatataataaataacaagataaattatatttgctatatattaaaaagtgATTAtcgaaatatattaaatgacataaattatgaaaataaaaattcaatagaaacatgtttttattattcaaaatcttatataacatttttacttttatacTACCcatatattcataattatataaaatgtttaagaaataataatttaagaatatataaaaatttttataagcttatattaaaattaccaaataatttttacacattaatatttaaattaaaaatacttgatataataaaagaaaataaatgttCATTAAATTCGagtaatgatataaattatataaataaaaatatccaAGAATttagtagtaataatattagtaatacattttttgaaaatacaaACAAAGCTTATAGTAGTAATAGTTATATCGATAATAACGTAGGAGGTGTAACTACTTTTCACAAAAATTATTCATCATCTTCTCAACTTGTATTAAATGCTCCAAATTTTTATGacaatttttcaaaaaataattttataaaaatattattttccagaatttataaaaaaaaatatcataaatcaataataaaaatacttgAGCTTGTCTTATTTTACCATTCTTTGCCGTCCTTTTCATTTTCACAAAAATTTTTTCAAAAGTATCACAACAATAAAAGGAATAGTAAATTGAATTGCAAGCAATGTAAAtccaataaaaataaatattttaaaaaattatatttcaaaaCACCATTTTTTAAGCATGTTATTATACCgactatatatttaaatgagGATTGTAAAAATGTGGACGTGctagctaaaaaaaaaattgttaaaataaaaaaaaaaaaaaaaaaaaataaaaagaaaaaaaaaaaaaaaaatctggAAACAAAAatagaagaagaaaatacTGATGATTCATTATCAGAAAATACTGGAACTGATATTTCTGAAAAAAGTTTAAGTTGTTTAAGTAATTCAGAAGACGAAAGAGAAGTaaatgaatttttaaaaaaagaatttaACTACGAtattaatcaaaataaaaacaataaatctcatgataatatatcttttaaCAATTATAATGATCAAactgaagaaaatatatcaaatgataaaaatattaatgataaccaaataaatattccaTCGGTTTTAGTTTCTACACTTAATAATGGAAATACAtgtacaaataaaataaacattcaaaatgaatattataataatggaaataataatggaaataataatgaattgAATTTTTCAGACCATGTTATAAATAATGGAGAAAATATTTCATCAAGGAGAGAAATAGATAATTTGGAACCaaatgatatatatgataatttttttaaatttttatataattataataaaaacaataaatcattaaaaaatgtagaattaatatatgggaaatatatactttatgatatacaaaattttatattatatagaaaaaataaagaatttaaTAGTAATACTAAAGAtggtgataataataatgaaaaaaaaaaaaaatatattcatgaGATTTGGAaagatttaataaattttgatgatgctgatgataataaaaatactttaatACATAAAGCTTGTTTAGtttcaaatataaacataatatttattttgttaaatttaAATGTTAATTTAATTGTTTATAACGACAAATCAGAACTCCCTTTACATTGTACTATTTATGgaacaaataaatacatatttttattacttctTCACAATActattgaatatatatttttttattacatccAATTATTtaaggataaaaaaaatgaaaaaaaaaaaaaattgataaatagccaaaatatcaaaaaagaGATCAAAACATACACacttaataattataatagcataataaatatcaatAATGAGAAAAAAGAAGATCTTcaaaatacaataaaaaatataaacgaAATTAGTGATAGTAGTGCTCCTAATCATATATGTGATAAAACAGATATAATAAGTGATGatatagaaaatgataaaaatattattcaaaattctcatatgaaaaataaacaaaaatatatgtattatataaaaaataattttttctattGCAAAAAGATAAatcataaatttatttgtacAGTTGTAAAACTATATTTAAGtttatttgtaaaaattATTGAACTAGGAAATTATGAATTTTTAAAGattatgtttaattataataaacatatattttgttatatattacaaaatCAAGAAATGTTATATTTCCTTTGTTCATTTGCTCGTATGTATAATTCGctaaatttgtttataaaattttgtaatgacattttttcttttgatATTGTTAaagagaataaaaaaaatccaaAAAAAAGATCTAATACTCAAGCAGCATTTATAGAAAAGGAAACCAATTAtactattaaaaaaattaagtcTAATATAACTgttgataatgataatatagaAGCAGAAAATGTTGTAAATTGCGAAGAAGAAAGGTTTTCACAAAATGAAGCAAATGAATTAGATTCAATTCCTGTAAAAATAAACGAAGGGGAGAATAAAAGTAGTACAATAGAAATAATATGCcaaaatagtgaaaaaaaaaaaaaaaaaaaaaatgattttataaataattatgtgataaaaaaaaaaacagataaaaaaaataggatAGAAATATTTTACTCACATGAATGTGCtaaacatatatttgttCCTGAACCAACTGATTATCCATATATGCGAAatagaattaaaaatagcATACCTGAAAATTCAACAAGATTAGATGTTTTAATATCTAATAAACATggaatattaaaattaaatacttttgtaaattttaaaattaaaaaaattcaaagaAAAGCTACAGCATTAGATGTTTTAAGAGTACATGATGTctcatatataaaaatgttattacaaaaaatgaaaaaattaaattattacaatactaatgataaatttgataattttttagaaccttcaaaaaaacatattaaaaattatttagtaTTACCTGAATATTATAGCGAATCACCAAATAATGACAATATTCCAGATCATAtcaaaatgttaaaaaataatcatattATAAGTAGTATGTATGAAGGTAATTCAAATCTTTCTACTCGTCATGgggataataataataataatgccCCATTTGATAGAGTTGGTAAAGattgtgaaaataaaaaaagtggaTATAATGGAGGATATGAAAAGGAATTAGATAGTGGTATAaatagtagtaataatataactgAGGGAAAAATATCGAGCTATAATAGTAGCAACGTAACTACAATACAAAGcccagaaaaaaaaatgaataacaAAAAACATAGCAGCAATAATAGTATTTTTAAAGAGAAATATGATAAACTAGTTTTAATAGATAATGACACATTTGTTAATAAACATTCATTTAATTGTGCATTAAATGCAAGCGGAGTTGTTTTAAATGCAGTTGATTATATAtcttcaaaaaatataaaaaaaaacaaaaaaaaaatattttgtgtAGTAAGACCACCAGGACATCATCTTGGTACATTTGGCGCAGCTCAATTCAATTTATCAGATGAAGATAAAGCGGCAGGTAGCCAAGGGTTttgtttattaaataatattgctATTGGTATATCAtatgcaaaatataaatatgaaaaatatgaacgaATAGCAATAATAGATTTTGATGTACATCATGGTAATGGAACAGAACAAATTATAAGAAATATcggattaaaaaaaataaaaattaatgacTATATTGATATTTATAGTTGGAAAGGATggaaagataaaaatgataaaaaaaatgttttttttagttCTATACATGCATTTGATGGTTATTTTTATCCTGGAACAGGTTATGATACTGTTGAATTAGAaccatatataataaatgtaacattaaaaaaaaatatggatgaAAATGATTTTTTACAGTTATtccataataatatattaatacatttatatcattttaaGCCTgatctattatttttatcagcTGGTTTTGATGGCCATAAATTAGATTATGTAAACAATGGTTTTGTTAAGAAAAATACAtcaacatatttttatttaactaatcttattatttcattacaaaataaattacatTTCCCTATTATTAGTGTTTTGGAAGGTGGATATAATACATCAAATGACATGGCATCTGTTTTTAGTCTATCCGTCCTTGAACATGCTTTATCTTTTTATTACAatgatatatcatttttatcacgaaaaaaaaacaaatcgATAACTAATACTATCTCAAAAAAATGTGCAAGAAaaggggaaaaaaaaaatgtattaaaattTCCACATATATGTttaggaaaaaataaaatggaagatatgtttaaaaattaCTTTTCCgtttttaaagaaaaaacCAAAGAAACTgcaaatttaaatttaacaaataaagTAGTTGaatatcataaatatattaaagagTATGATcgaaaagaaaatgaaatgaaaaaaaaaatctcgaaatttttaaacaaaaataaattatatttccaAAATATTCTAAATGATACTAATTTACTTTCTACaactataaatataaaactaccattcgaatcatatttttatcaagttttatttcttttaaaaatcaaatttaaaaaaaaaaaatgtttaaaaaaaaaaaaaccgcTATTGTCACAGGACCCTAATCAATACTTCTCCATTTTGAACAACCCTTCCGATattcaaaattttaaatCTGCCTATATTCAaca GCACCCCGATACAAAATTTGagttaaataatttatggaATCAcctaaaaaattaa
- a CDS encoding M1-family alanyl aminopeptidase, putative, with protein MKTNKHLYHLKKCNHSNGRVKPLMNKVYMLILSLKPSLKYYGYCEIYFLKTSNKGKKIKLYFNDKYIKILKIYLIYPLKYVNEIKKKYIKKGDNCFYTIFSNYLNLKGLYRLIVYFYYESVEEKIEGIYVSESKKNINEEIKLITTDIHNLKKKKKKKKYIVKCSSFKTTWNYFYFRKNYKLVRFEFNGLKFKHNNNYSYINTFCELFYLPTIFPCLNYNIHKIKFKLYVSFQVTLNNKTKCVEKYLHFYKHLENSSEETKNYFNLSLTNLSKSCKNNTKKKYDIDIINPSHLVISNSKLKKVYYSNKKIWKNYFSFSLHKKCHLEHWDKTVALPSQVMHNILPNVKKIKKREKGPQKITKITKIKYALCLHNNNNRNIEHRINTKKEKGYITYEFFKTKNKILNYTFCLFVGLYNKVHLKIKGIPIYIYIEKNNENKQNEYSFFINILKSVLLILMKINICLKKKIIDNNFLQFIILNKYKYVGEENHNCLTFLSTFIKINLSNNNFYKILSVIKIIVHEIFHILWGNCIYIKDEKYLWCKEGLTRFYELIYTKLIFKKIKTYIYTHTCINYSNSLLQIYNILQYYFYILIIDTLNIYNHTLQPSNSSVYKNNKIKKNKQKMGNNYNSNYKYNINSFKKSTFYERDIHHFYNPLTYNKGMNIFKIITILCTPYFSIIIKLLYYNFYNHYINKKKLFTFINFFYFIFRIKPFFFNYKKKIKIINNQNKRINNFFQSCTPVYKNKLSKFFKIKIKYKKKLPRYNNKYVFFQNFYSPFLKLSFKKLYKIYCNQISKFHLNCKDISVKKCNTIFEDIRIMRQKEKLYFTTLNIKYIKKNINIKYIKKIKCLNNILKNYINIVGPPKLFIKYIKNKNKLLIRQKHYYYDNYAQKIKETNNLFKIPFIFKFNNKTYKILITKKSTLVDLYLLWNENNEECKTTTIEIDYQNKINFFNICFKNNCYFSYHFVDINSFSLIINSIKNNKCSENDIFYIVVNIILHLLVPVKSLQHAKYLNYLVCKQIFLVYKALKVNSMKCNKTRNITAIFCIEFFKCYMHFSQYFRDIENQKLKLMIRKELINSTFFGEVDKDVEFLFKDFINYLSKIFYLFKESISLLQ; from the exons atgaaaacaaATAAACATTTGTATCACTTAAAAAAGTGCAACCACTCCAATGGGAGAGTTAAACctttaat GAACAAAGTGTATATGCTTATCCTTAGTTTGAAACCTAGCTTAAAATATTATGGATAttgtgaaatatattttttaaaaacctCAAATAAGGggaaaaaaatcaaattatattttaacgacaaatatattaaaattttgaaaatttatcTTATTTATCCATTGAAATATGTAAatgaaataaagaaaaagtatataaagaAAGGAGACAATTgtttttatacaattttttccaattatttgaatttaaaaggATTATATAGACTTATAGTTTACTTTTATTACGAAAGTGTAGAAGAAAAAATTGAAGGTATATATGTTTCCGaatcgaaaaaaaatataaatgaggaaataaaattaattactACTGATATACATaatctcaaaaaaaaaaaaaaaaaaaaaaagtatatagtAAAATGCTCAAGTTTTAAAACTACGtggaattatttttattttcgaaaaaattataaattggTACGATTTGAGTTTAATGGattaaaatttaaacatAACAATAATTATAGTTACATAAACACATTTTGTGAATTATTTTACCTTCCTACAATATTTCCATGTCTAAATTATAACAtccataaaataaaatttaaattgtaTGTATCATTTCAAGTTactttaaataataaaaccaaatgtgttgaaaaatatttacatttttataaacatttaGAAAATAGTAGCGAggaaacaaaaaattattttaatttgagCTTAACAAATTTAAGCAAATCTTGCAAAAATAacacgaaaaaaaaatacgatATTGATATTATAAATCCCTCACATTTGGTCATAAGTAACagcaaattaaaaaaagtcTATTacagtaataaaaaaatatggaaaaattatttttctttttctttacataaaaaatgtcaTTTAGAGCATTGGGATAAGACAGTAGCATTACCTTCCCAAGTAATGCATAATATTTTACCAAATGTGAAAAAGATAAAGAAAAGAGAAAAAGGACCCCAAAAAATAACCAAAATaaccaaaataaaatatgcattATGCCTacataacaataataatcgTAACATTGAACATagaataaatacaaaaaaagagaaagGATATATAACCTacgaattttttaaaacaaaaaataaaattttaaattacaccttttgtttatttgtaggtctatataataaagtacatttaaaaattaaaggaatacctatttatatatatattgaaaaaaataatgaaaataaacaaaatgaatacagcttttttataaatatattgaaaaGTGTATTACTAATtcttatgaaaataaatatttgtttaaaaaaaaaaataatagacaataattttttgcaatttataattttaaataaatataaatatgtaggTGAAGAAAATCACAATTGTCTTACATTTCTATCTACATTTATTAAGATAAATCtaagtaataataatttttataaaatattatcagtcataaaaattattgttcatgaaatttttcatatattatggggaaattgcatatacattaaagacgaaaaatatttatggtGTAAAGAAGGGTTAACTAGattttatgaattaatatatactaaattaatttttaaaaaaataaaaacatatatatatacacacacatGTATAAATTACTCTAACTCATTGctacaaatttataatattcttcaatattatttttatattcttattATAGACAcacttaatatatataatcacaCTTTACAACCCTCAAATAGTAGtgtgtataaaaataataaaattaaaaaaaacaaacaaaaaatgGGTAATAATTACAactcaaattataaatacaatataaacaGTTTTAAAAAATCCACATTTTACGAAAGAGatattcatcatttttataacccTCTTACATACAATAAAGgaatgaatatttttaaaattattactattttatgCACACCATATTTTAGCATAATcataaaattgttatattataatttttacaaccattatataaataagaaaaaattgtttacatttattaattttttttattttatttttcgtattaagccatttttttttaattataagaagaaaataaagattataaataatcaaaataaaagaataaaCAATTTCTTTCAATCATGTACACcagtttataaaaataaattatccaaattttttaaaattaaaataaaatacaaaaaaaaattaccaagatataataataaatatgtctTTTTCCAGAATTTCTATTCaccatttttaaaattgtcTTTTAAAAAGctctataaaatttattgtaATCAAATCAGTAAATTTCATTTAAATTGTAAAGATATTTctgtaaaaaaatgtaatacaATATTTGAGGATATTAGAATAATGAgacaaaaagaaaaattatattttactactttaaatattaagtatataaaaaaaaatataaacataaagtatataaaaaaaatcaagtgtttaaataatattttgaaaaactatataaatatagttGGTCCTCcgaaattatttataaaatatattaagaataaaaataaattattaattcgTCAAaagcattattattatgataattatgctcaaaaaattaaagaaacgaataatttatttaaaataccatttatttttaaatttaataataaaacttataaaatactaattacaaaaaaatcaaCTTTAGTAGATCTATATTTATTGTGGAATGAAAACAATGAGGAATGTAAAACAACAACTATAGAGATAgattatcaaaataaaataaatttcttcaatatatgttttaagaataattgttatttttctTATCATTTTGTTGACATAAACTCTTTTAGTCTTATAATAAATTctatcaaaaataataaatgttcCGAAAATGATATATTCTATATTGTTGTAAATATAATACTACACCTTTTAGTCCCTGTTAAATCATTACAACATGccaaatatttaaattactTGGTGTgtaaacaaatatttttg gtaTATAAAGCGCTTAAAGTTAATTCCATGAAATGTAACAAAACCCGCAATATCACTGCTATTTTTTGCATTGAATTTTTCAAATGTTATATGCATTTTAGTCAATATTTTAGGGATATAGAaaatcaaaaattaaaattaatgataagaaaagaattaataaatagtACATTTTTTGGTGAAGTTGATAAAGACgttgaatttttatttaaagattttataaattatttatcaaaaattttttatttatttaaagaatCAATAAGTTTATTacaataa
- a CDS encoding protein disulfide-isomerase, putative, translating into MKYINLLIPFFILINFYYTGQDNLGKKEIVSINMDTFNQILEDEDQITLLIVYTHWCQRSILLLENLENISSILMYDSNINISKINVAINHEIIHIFDVYSYPSLFLIKKKQVYKYIGLNNVQSILLWVQEYLDESIYEIKNKEKLVLFLELKEYNISTIFFIIKEKKYYNMINDLISICKLIENTFCFYIKDNDLISFFENAFVAKSDNLNITEIKEKEIYGILYKNDFFDKYFYPFNNSLNILYENESSADDKLNALAKWINEKSEPLVIRFSEYYFSTLFSPETIALFIFYNDINELNKTDIIKCAKKHKMVTFAISGNVEVYEKRLLSDLLIDDVQKPIMRITQFKNDIEIPYKYKPLSDEVEINEKTIDQFINEFLTDNKYFYKKSERILPDEYNNGYVKIIVADNYDEHIFNNDKNVVVLYYAPWCGHCHKFDPIYRRIGKRLKLYINQNEDYKDDVIISKIDAANNEIYNVPIEGYPTIYLYEKSNKRIPIMYTEEKTEENLISWICRMTNTNINIEKFLSINLDDEKLFENYEEL; encoded by the exons atgaagtacataaatttattaataccgttttttattttaataaatttttattatacggGTCAGGATAATTTAGGGAAAAAAGAAATAGTGTCTATAAATATGGACACTTTTAATCAAATTTTAGAGGATGAAGATCAAATTACATTATTAATAGTATATACCCATTGGTGTCAAAGATCTATTTTACTTCTtgaaaatttagaaaatatatcaagtatattaatgtatgatagtaatataaatatatcaaaaataaatgttgCTATCAATCAtgaaataatacatatatttgatGTATATAGTTACCCTtccttatttttaataaaaaaaaaacaagtatataaatatatcggTTTAAATAATGTACAAAGCATATTATTATGGGTACAAGAATACTTAGATGAaagtatatatgaaataaaaaataaagagaaattagttttatttttagaattaaaagaatataatatatctactatattttttataataaaagaaaaaaaatattataatatgatCAATGATTTAATTTCTATATGTAAATTAATAGAAAatacattttgtttttatattaaagacaatgatttaatttcattttttgaaaatgctTTTGTTGCAAAAAGTGATAACTTAAATATAACtgaaattaaagaaaaagaaatatatggaattttatataaaaatgatttttttgataaatatttttatccttttaataattcattaaatatattatatgaaaatgaGTCTAGTGCGGATGATAAACTAAATGCATTAGCAAAATGGATAAACGAAAAAAGTGAACCTTTAGTTATTCGTTTTTcggaatattatttttcgaCTTTATTTTCACCCGAAACAATtgcattatttatattttataatgatATTAATGAGTTAAATAAAACCGATATTATTAAGTGTgcaaaaaaacataaaatggTTACTTTTGCTATTTCTGGGAATGTAGAAGTATATGAAAAGCGGTTATTGTCTGATCTCCTTATTGATGATGTACAAAAACCGATTATGAGAATTACccaatttaaaaatgatatagaAATTCCTTACAAGTACAAGCCTTTGTCGGATGAGGTCGAGATAAACGAAAAG ACAATTGACCAGTTTATTAATGAATTTCTAACGGATAATAAATACTTTTACAAAAAAAGTGAGCGTATTTTACCAGACGAATATAATAATGGATATGTGAAAATAATAGTAGCAGACAATTACGatgaacatatatttaataatgataaaaatgttgTAGTTCTATATTATGCACCTTGGTGTGGGCATTGCCATAAATTTGACCCAATCTATAGAAGAATAGGAAAAAgattaaaattgtatataaatCAAAATGAAGATTATAAAGATGATGTTATAATTAGTAAAATTGATGCAgctaataatgaaatatataatgttccCATTG agGGATATCCAACCATTTATTTGTATGAAAAATCTAATAAAAGAATTCCTATAATGTATACTGAAGAGAAAACTGAAGAAAACCTTATTTCTTGGATTTGTCGAATG acaaacacaaatataaatattgagAAATTTCTTTCCATAAATTTAGATGATGAAAAGCTTTTTGAGAATTACGAAGAATTATag